A stretch of the Streptomyces ortus genome encodes the following:
- the aroH gene encoding chorismate mutase, giving the protein MAVRAVRGAVQLERDEAGHMDEQVSELLTAILERNGLTADELISIWFTATPDLHSDFPAAAARKLGIVDVPLICAQELDIEGAMPRVVRVLAHIESDLPRADIAHVYLGSAGALRKDIAQ; this is encoded by the coding sequence GTGGCGGTACGAGCGGTCCGGGGCGCCGTCCAGCTGGAGCGGGACGAAGCCGGTCACATGGACGAGCAGGTCAGCGAGCTGCTCACCGCCATCCTGGAGCGGAACGGGCTGACCGCCGACGAGCTGATCAGTATCTGGTTCACGGCCACCCCCGACCTGCACAGCGACTTCCCGGCAGCCGCGGCGCGCAAGCTCGGCATCGTCGACGTTCCGCTGATCTGCGCACAGGAACTGGACATCGAAGGCGCGATGCCCCGCGTCGTACGGGTCCTCGCGCACATCGAGTCCGACCTGCCGCGCGCCGACATCGCGCATGTCTACCTGGGCTCGGCGGGCGCGCTGCGCAAGGACATCGCCCAGTGA
- a CDS encoding DUF6529 family protein has protein sequence MTVDPNAATQGFPAPDPARRGPGAARYLVPALVAGAVAVGLGVYGNVHDPEGTAFNLAGFSSTSAVKSWLATVAVGFAVVQLVSALMLYGRLPGPSWSGVLHRWSGRIAFLVAVPVAVHCLYALGYQTYEPRVLWHSLLGCFFFGAFSAKMLLLRAERLPGWLLPVVGGLVFSALTVIWLTSALWFFRTFGVTT, from the coding sequence ATGACAGTGGACCCGAACGCCGCAACCCAGGGTTTTCCCGCGCCCGACCCAGCGCGCCGGGGCCCGGGGGCCGCCCGCTATCTCGTACCCGCCCTGGTCGCCGGCGCCGTCGCGGTCGGCCTCGGCGTCTACGGAAACGTGCACGACCCGGAGGGCACCGCCTTCAACCTCGCGGGCTTCAGCAGCACGAGCGCGGTGAAGTCCTGGCTGGCCACGGTCGCGGTGGGCTTCGCTGTCGTCCAGCTGGTCTCGGCACTGATGCTGTACGGGCGGCTGCCGGGCCCGAGCTGGTCGGGGGTACTGCACCGCTGGTCGGGCCGGATCGCGTTCCTGGTCGCGGTACCGGTGGCGGTGCACTGCCTGTACGCGCTGGGCTATCAGACATATGAACCGCGCGTCCTGTGGCACTCACTCCTGGGGTGCTTCTTCTTCGGCGCCTTCAGCGCCAAGATGCTGCTGCTGCGCGCGGAGCGGCTGCCCGGCTGGCTGCTGCCCGTCGTCGGCGGGCTCGTCTTCTCCGCCCTCACCGTGATCTGGCTGACCTCCGCCCTCTGGTTCTTCCGCACCTTCGGAGTGACGACATGA
- a CDS encoding Rieske (2Fe-2S) protein: MTNPATRRTVLATGAASAAGALLLGCSKYGDENDGGDTEKPAPAGKELTGTADVPVGGGRIFKEEKVVVTQPEKGGFKAFSAVCTHQGCVVADVSDGTINCKCHGSRFRVADGSVAGGPAPKPLPARQITVEGDSISLA; this comes from the coding sequence ATGACGAATCCCGCGACGCGGCGCACGGTGCTCGCGACGGGCGCCGCGAGCGCGGCGGGCGCGCTGCTCCTGGGCTGCAGCAAGTACGGGGACGAGAACGACGGGGGTGACACGGAGAAGCCGGCACCCGCAGGCAAGGAACTCACCGGGACCGCCGACGTCCCGGTCGGCGGCGGCAGGATCTTCAAGGAGGAGAAGGTCGTCGTCACCCAGCCGGAGAAGGGCGGCTTCAAGGCCTTCTCGGCGGTCTGCACCCACCAGGGCTGCGTCGTCGCCGACGTCTCCGACGGCACGATCAACTGCAAGTGCCACGGCAGCAGGTTCCGCGTCGCCGACGGCTCGGTGGCCGGCGGCCCCGCCCCGAAGCCGCTTCCGGCGAGGCAGATCACGGTCGAGGGCGACTCGATCAGCCTCGCCTGA
- a CDS encoding ADP-ribosylglycohydrolase family protein has translation MTTTVRKQAATGALTGLALGDALGAPTEFKDVPSILAAYGPWRELELPDPAHITDDTQMTLAVARGLRAAMDRGLLGPRELAESLRGEFIAWNRSPENNRAPGNTCLTACALLERADLPWQDASQLGSKGCGANMRVAPLGLAPGLSDEQRAVAAQLQAALTHGHPTALAASDLTAHAIRLLAQGAEPTGLVGQLRSYAYENRTRYHERWLGDLWTRAQDPTPEHFITRGWDECLAALDRLRQALRSPSPETDPCLATGAGWIAEEALATGLLSFLLFVAEPVTALRRAACTSGDSDSIACLAGAFAGAYLGAEAWPTEWADRVEHQGDLAALGALWDA, from the coding sequence ATGACCACGACCGTCAGGAAGCAGGCCGCCACCGGGGCGTTGACGGGGCTCGCCCTCGGGGACGCGCTCGGCGCCCCGACCGAGTTCAAGGACGTGCCCTCGATCCTCGCCGCGTACGGACCCTGGCGGGAACTGGAACTGCCGGACCCCGCCCACATCACCGACGACACCCAGATGACCCTCGCGGTGGCGCGAGGGCTGCGCGCCGCCATGGACCGGGGGCTGCTCGGCCCACGGGAACTGGCGGAGTCGCTGCGCGGGGAGTTCATCGCCTGGAACCGGTCGCCGGAGAACAACCGCGCCCCGGGCAACACCTGCCTCACGGCCTGCGCACTGCTGGAGCGCGCGGACCTGCCCTGGCAGGACGCCAGCCAGCTGGGATCGAAGGGCTGCGGCGCCAACATGCGGGTGGCGCCCCTCGGTCTCGCCCCGGGCCTCAGCGACGAACAGCGCGCGGTCGCGGCCCAGTTGCAGGCCGCCCTCACGCACGGCCACCCGACGGCGCTGGCCGCCTCCGACCTCACGGCGCACGCGATACGGCTGCTCGCGCAGGGCGCCGAACCGACCGGCCTGGTCGGACAGCTCCGCTCGTACGCGTACGAGAACCGCACGCGCTACCACGAGCGCTGGCTCGGTGATCTGTGGACCCGCGCCCAGGATCCGACGCCCGAGCACTTCATCACGCGCGGCTGGGACGAGTGCCTGGCGGCGCTGGACCGGCTCCGGCAGGCCCTGCGGTCGCCGTCGCCCGAGACGGACCCCTGCCTGGCCACCGGCGCCGGATGGATCGCCGAGGAGGCCCTCGCCACCGGCCTGCTGAGTTTCCTGCTCTTCGTGGCCGAGCCGGTGACGGCCCTGCGCCGGGCCGCCTGCACATCGGGGGACTCGGACTCGATCGCGTGTCTGGCCGGTGCCTTCGCGGGGGCGTACCTCGGCGCCGAGGCCTGGCCCACGGAGTGGGCCGACAGGGTCGAGCACCAGGGTGACCTGGCGGCGCTGGGCGCGCTCTGGGACGCCTGA
- a CDS encoding NUDIX hydrolase, translating to MEGYDKHAFEPFAVTVDLAVFTVRAGALQVLLIERGQEPYAGCRALPGGFVLPAESAETAARRELAEETGLADVSGLHLEQLRTYSEPERDPRMRVVSVAYTALLPDPPEPRGGGDAASAHWLPYDGLGPLAFDHGRILADARERIGAKLEYTCLATAFCPPEFTLGELQQVYETVWGAALDRPNFRRKVLATAGFVEPVPGAARLTGGRGKPAALYRAGAATGLHPPLLRAAPPAPGPAGPQDSPGPQDPAASSPSVSTAASASALSSSSKGPSS from the coding sequence ATGGAGGGCTACGACAAGCACGCCTTCGAGCCCTTCGCCGTCACCGTCGATCTCGCGGTGTTCACGGTCCGGGCGGGCGCGCTCCAGGTGCTGCTGATCGAGCGCGGACAGGAGCCGTACGCGGGATGCCGGGCGCTGCCCGGGGGATTCGTGCTGCCCGCCGAGTCCGCCGAGACGGCCGCCCGGCGTGAACTCGCCGAGGAGACCGGTCTGGCGGACGTCTCCGGACTGCACCTGGAGCAACTGCGCACATACAGCGAGCCGGAGCGCGATCCCCGGATGCGGGTGGTCTCCGTGGCGTACACCGCACTGCTGCCCGACCCTCCCGAGCCGCGCGGCGGCGGAGACGCGGCCAGCGCGCACTGGCTGCCGTACGACGGACTCGGGCCGCTCGCCTTCGACCACGGGCGGATCCTCGCCGACGCCCGGGAACGGATCGGCGCGAAGCTGGAGTACACCTGCCTCGCCACCGCGTTCTGCCCACCGGAGTTCACCCTCGGGGAGCTGCAGCAGGTCTACGAGACGGTGTGGGGGGCCGCGCTCGACCGCCCGAACTTCCGGCGCAAGGTCCTCGCCACGGCCGGGTTCGTCGAACCGGTCCCGGGGGCGGCGCGGCTGACCGGGGGGCGGGGGAAGCCGGCCGCGCTGTATCGCGCGGGGGCTGCCACGGGGTTGCATCCGCCGTTGCTGCGGGCGGCACCACCCGCGCCGGGTCCTGCGGGCCCGCAGGACTCGCCGGGCCCGCAGGACCCGGCGGCCTCCTCGCCCTCGGTTTCAACTGCGGCTTCGGCTTCGGCTTTGTCCTCGTCCTCGAAAGGACCGTCCTCATGA
- a CDS encoding pseudouridine synthase codes for MRSSGSGSGRNSGGRGNPRGTGGSGSSRGSGGGGGNPRGAGGGNSRGSGGGGGSRGSGGGGPRTSGSGYNSRGPVGGSQQSGAAGSDDRPKRPSKPRPEERRYDVGPGATHEGAKSGRGSSARGGAKGGPKQGQQRGGRTENARSREYETRTEERNRDRYAGKPDAKTVKTFPGAEQEGERLQKVLARAGYGSRRSCEELVEQSRVEVNGEIVVEQGMRVDPEKDEIRVDGLTVATQSYQFFVLNKPAGVVSTMEDNEGRQCLGDYVTNRETRLFHVGRLDTETEGLILLTNHGELAHRLTHPKYGVKKVYLAHIVGPIPRDLGKQLKDGIQLEDGYAKADHFRVVEQTGKNYMVEVTLHEGRKHIVRRMLAEAGFPVDKLVRVSFGPIALGDQKSGWLRRLSNTEVGMLMQEVGL; via the coding sequence ATGCGAAGCAGTGGCAGTGGCAGCGGCAGGAACAGCGGCGGGCGCGGCAACCCCCGCGGGACCGGCGGGAGCGGAAGCTCGCGCGGCTCCGGCGGTGGAGGCGGCAACCCCCGCGGGGCCGGGGGCGGTAACTCCCGTGGCTCCGGTGGCGGCGGGGGATCCCGCGGCTCCGGCGGCGGTGGCCCCCGTACCTCCGGCAGCGGATACAACTCCCGGGGGCCCGTCGGCGGCTCCCAGCAGAGCGGGGCGGCGGGCTCCGACGACAGGCCGAAGCGCCCCAGCAAGCCCCGCCCCGAGGAGCGGCGCTACGACGTAGGCCCCGGCGCCACCCACGAGGGTGCGAAGTCCGGGCGCGGCAGCTCCGCGCGCGGCGGTGCCAAGGGCGGCCCCAAGCAGGGCCAGCAGCGCGGCGGCCGTACGGAGAACGCGCGCTCGCGTGAGTACGAGACCCGTACCGAGGAGCGCAACAGGGACCGCTACGCGGGCAAGCCCGACGCCAAGACGGTCAAGACCTTCCCGGGCGCCGAGCAGGAGGGCGAGCGCCTGCAGAAGGTGCTCGCGCGGGCGGGCTACGGTTCGCGGCGTTCCTGCGAGGAGCTGGTCGAGCAGTCCCGGGTCGAGGTCAACGGCGAGATCGTCGTGGAGCAGGGCATGCGCGTCGACCCGGAGAAGGACGAGATCAGGGTCGACGGACTGACGGTCGCGACCCAGTCGTACCAGTTCTTCGTGCTCAACAAGCCCGCCGGTGTCGTGTCCACCATGGAGGACAACGAAGGCCGGCAGTGCCTCGGCGACTACGTGACGAACCGCGAGACGCGGCTCTTCCACGTGGGACGGCTCGACACCGAGACCGAGGGCCTCATCCTGCTCACCAACCACGGTGAGCTGGCGCACCGCCTGACCCACCCCAAGTACGGCGTGAAGAAGGTGTACCTCGCGCACATCGTGGGCCCGATCCCGCGCGACCTGGGCAAGCAGCTCAAGGACGGCATCCAGCTGGAGGACGGGTACGCGAAGGCGGACCACTTCAGGGTCGTCGAGCAGACCGGCAAGAACTACATGGTCGAGGTGACGCTGCACGAGGGCCGCAAGCACATCGTGCGGCGCATGCTCGCCGAGGCCGGCTTCCCGGTCGACAAGCTCGTGCGCGTGTCCTTCGGACCGATCGCCCTCGGCGACCAGAAGTCGGGCTGGCTGCGACGGCTGTCCAACACCGAGGTCGGGATGCTGATGCAGGAGGTCGGCCTCTAG
- the scpB gene encoding SMC-Scp complex subunit ScpB, producing the protein MSEDTTGAPAGARSVADLDLRPALEAVLMVVDEPATEEHLAKILERPRRQIADALRALADEYSLHRRGFELRIVAGGWRFYSRPEYAAAVERFVLDGQHARLTQAALETLAVVAYRQPVSRSRVSAVRGVNCDGVMRTLLQRGLVQEAGAEPETGAILYRTTNYFLERMGLRGLYELPELAPFLPEADAIEAETLEGVPSFDPDAPDADADDTTTTEL; encoded by the coding sequence GTGAGCGAGGACACCACCGGAGCCCCCGCGGGGGCTCGCAGCGTCGCGGATCTCGACCTCCGGCCCGCCCTGGAGGCCGTCCTCATGGTCGTGGACGAGCCCGCCACCGAGGAGCACCTCGCGAAGATCCTGGAGCGGCCCAGGCGGCAGATCGCGGACGCGCTGCGCGCGCTGGCCGACGAGTACAGCCTCCACAGGCGCGGCTTCGAGCTGCGGATCGTCGCCGGCGGCTGGCGGTTCTACAGCCGCCCGGAGTACGCGGCGGCCGTCGAGCGCTTCGTCCTGGACGGCCAGCACGCCCGTCTCACCCAGGCGGCGCTGGAGACGCTCGCCGTCGTCGCGTACCGGCAGCCGGTCAGCCGATCGAGGGTCTCGGCGGTCCGCGGAGTGAACTGTGACGGCGTGATGCGCACCCTCCTTCAGAGGGGTCTGGTCCAGGAGGCGGGCGCGGAACCCGAAACAGGTGCGATCCTGTACAGGACGACGAACTACTTCCTGGAGCGAATGGGCCTGCGCGGCCTGTACGAGCTTCCGGAGCTCGCGCCCTTCCTTCCGGAGGCGGACGCGATCGAAGCAGAGACGCTGGAAGGGGTCCCGTCGTTCGATCCGGATGCGCCGGACGCAGATGCAGACGACACGACGACGACGGAACTTTGA
- a CDS encoding segregation and condensation protein A — translation MTSNDGPPPTASAAAPGGRRRVLGRGPGGGPPAEPPVEEGPAGPGVDSPAAAEPGSDPEPDDGVFKVRLVNFEGPFDLLLQLISKHKMDVTEVALSKVTDEFMAHIRAMGPDWDLDQTTEFLVVAATLLDLKAARLLPSAEVEDEADLALLEARDLLFARLLQYRAYKQIADIFDRRLDEEARRYPRTVGLEAHHAELLPEVVISIGAEGFAALAVKAMQPRPKPQVYVDHIHAPLVSVQEQAAIVVARLRELGEASFRSLVEGVDDTLTVVARFLALLELYREKAVSLDQEEALGDLVVRWTGGEGDAQPAVTDEFDRPPDPVPDPVEEKKV, via the coding sequence ATGACCTCGAACGACGGCCCTCCTCCCACCGCCTCCGCCGCCGCACCCGGTGGGCGACGGCGCGTGCTGGGGCGGGGGCCCGGGGGCGGGCCCCCCGCTGAGCCGCCCGTGGAAGAGGGCCCGGCCGGGCCGGGCGTGGACTCCCCGGCGGCGGCCGAGCCCGGAAGTGATCCCGAGCCCGACGACGGCGTCTTCAAGGTGCGGCTGGTCAACTTCGAGGGGCCGTTCGATCTGCTGCTCCAGCTGATCTCCAAGCACAAGATGGATGTCACCGAGGTCGCGCTCTCCAAGGTCACCGACGAGTTCATGGCGCACATCCGGGCCATGGGGCCGGACTGGGACCTCGACCAGACCACCGAGTTCCTGGTCGTCGCGGCGACCCTGCTCGATCTGAAGGCCGCCCGGCTGCTGCCCTCCGCCGAGGTCGAGGACGAGGCCGACCTGGCCCTCCTGGAAGCCCGCGACCTGCTCTTCGCCCGGCTGCTGCAGTACCGCGCGTACAAGCAGATCGCCGACATCTTCGACCGCCGCCTCGACGAGGAGGCGCGCCGCTACCCCCGTACCGTCGGCCTTGAGGCGCACCACGCCGAGCTGCTGCCCGAAGTGGTCATCAGCATCGGGGCGGAAGGTTTCGCCGCACTGGCCGTGAAGGCGATGCAGCCCCGCCCCAAGCCGCAGGTCTACGTCGACCACATCCACGCGCCGCTCGTGAGCGTGCAGGAGCAGGCGGCGATCGTGGTGGCGCGGCTGCGGGAGCTCGGCGAGGCCAGTTTCCGCTCGCTCGTGGAGGGCGTCGACGACACCCTCACCGTCGTGGCGCGTTTCCTGGCCCTTCTGGAGCTCTATCGGGAGAAGGCGGTCTCCCTGGACCAGGAGGAGGCTCTGGGGGACCTGGTGGTGCGCTGGACGGGCGGGGAGGGGGATGCGCAGCCCGCGGTGACGGACGAGTTCGACCGGCCGCCGGATCCTGTCCCGGATCCGGTCGAGGAGAAGAAGGTGTGA
- a CDS encoding ParA family protein — protein MPAQGSRPTGLEAVGSVAVRTFAAHQSPKTTQTAHQSMDGHHVNAMAGNGSGENRTHFADYDDLPEGHFYDPDAEYEPDPEYAATLAPDAARQRRERIGPTGRPLPYFPIPGPLTDHGPAKIIAMCNQKGGVGKTTSTINLGAALAEYGRRVLLVDFDPQGALSVGLGVNPMELDLTVYNLLMERGMAADEVLLKTAVPNMDLLPSNIDLSAAEVQLVSEVARESTLQRALKPLMADYDYIVIDCQPSLGLLTVNALTAAHKVIVPLECEFFALRGVALLTETIEKVQERLNPELELDGILATMYDSRTVHSREVLARVVEAFDEHVYHTVIGRTVRFPETTVAGEPITTYASNSVGAAAYRQLAREVLARCHAE, from the coding sequence ATGCCTGCGCAGGGCTCAAGGCCAACGGGGCTCGAAGCTGTCGGCTCCGTCGCTGTGCGCACCTTCGCAGCCCACCAGAGTCCGAAGACGACTCAGACAGCACACCAGAGCATGGATGGCCATCACGTGAACGCCATGGCCGGCAACGGAAGTGGCGAGAACCGCACCCACTTCGCCGACTACGACGACCTGCCCGAGGGGCATTTCTACGACCCCGACGCCGAGTACGAGCCCGATCCGGAGTACGCGGCCACGCTCGCGCCCGACGCGGCGCGCCAGCGGCGCGAGCGCATCGGTCCGACCGGTCGCCCGCTGCCGTACTTCCCGATCCCGGGCCCGCTGACCGACCACGGCCCCGCGAAGATCATCGCGATGTGCAACCAGAAGGGCGGCGTGGGCAAGACGACGTCGACCATCAACCTGGGTGCCGCCCTCGCGGAGTACGGACGCCGGGTCCTGCTCGTCGACTTCGACCCGCAGGGCGCCCTGTCCGTGGGCCTCGGAGTCAACCCGATGGAGCTCGACCTCACGGTCTACAACCTGCTCATGGAGCGGGGCATGGCGGCCGACGAGGTGCTGCTGAAGACCGCGGTCCCGAACATGGACCTGCTGCCCAGCAACATCGATCTGTCCGCCGCCGAGGTCCAGCTGGTGAGCGAGGTCGCCCGCGAGTCCACGCTGCAGCGCGCCCTGAAGCCGCTGATGGCCGACTACGACTACATCGTGATCGACTGTCAGCCCTCGCTCGGCCTGCTCACCGTGAACGCGCTGACGGCCGCCCACAAGGTGATAGTGCCGCTGGAGTGCGAGTTCTTCGCGCTGCGCGGGGTCGCGCTGCTCACCGAGACCATCGAGAAGGTCCAGGAGCGGCTCAACCCCGAGCTGGAGCTCGACGGCATCCTCGCCACGATGTACGACTCGCGGACCGTGCACAGCCGTGAGGTGCTCGCGCGTGTGGTCGAGGCGTTCGACGAGCACGTCTACCACACGGTGATCGGCCGGACGGTCCGCTTCCCGGAGACCACGGTCGCCGGTGAGCCGATCACGACGTACGCCTCCAACTCCGTCGGCGCCGCCGCCTACCGTCAGCTCGCCAGGGAGGTGCTCGCCCGGTGTCACGCCGAGTGA
- the ald gene encoding alanine dehydrogenase, giving the protein MIDVKVGIPREVKNNEFRVAITPAGVHELVRHGHQVLIERHAGVGSSITDDEFVAAGARIVDTADEVWTAADLLLKVKEPIAEEYHRLRKDQTLFTYLHLAASKECTDALLESGTTAIAYETVELPGRALPLLAPMSEVAGRLAPQVGAYHLMRANGGRGVLPGGVPGVLAARAVVIGGGVSGWNAAQIAIGMGFHVTLLDRDINKLKEADKIFGTKIQTVVSNSFELEKACLDADLVIGAVLIPGAKAPKLVTNELVSRMKPGSVLVDIAIDQGGCFEDSRPTTHAEPTFPVHNSVFYCVANMPGAVPNTSTYALTNATLPYIVELANRGWVEALRRDPALARGLNTHDGKVVYREVAEAHGLEHAELETLLG; this is encoded by the coding sequence GTGATCGACGTGAAGGTCGGCATCCCCCGCGAGGTCAAGAACAACGAGTTCCGGGTGGCCATCACCCCCGCCGGTGTGCACGAGCTGGTGCGCCACGGCCATCAGGTCCTGATCGAGCGGCACGCCGGTGTCGGCTCCTCGATCACGGACGACGAGTTCGTCGCCGCCGGCGCGCGGATCGTCGACACCGCCGACGAGGTCTGGACCGCCGCAGACCTGCTGCTGAAGGTCAAGGAGCCCATCGCCGAGGAGTACCACCGCCTCCGCAAGGACCAGACGCTCTTCACCTACCTGCACCTGGCCGCCTCCAAGGAGTGCACGGACGCGCTCCTGGAGTCCGGCACCACGGCGATCGCGTACGAGACGGTCGAGCTGCCCGGCCGCGCGCTGCCGCTGCTCGCCCCGATGTCCGAGGTCGCGGGCCGCCTCGCCCCGCAGGTCGGCGCCTACCACCTGATGCGCGCCAATGGCGGTCGCGGCGTCCTGCCCGGCGGCGTCCCGGGCGTGCTGGCCGCCCGCGCCGTGGTCATCGGCGGCGGGGTCTCCGGCTGGAACGCCGCGCAGATCGCCATCGGCATGGGCTTCCACGTGACCCTGCTCGACCGCGACATCAACAAGCTCAAGGAAGCCGACAAGATCTTCGGCACGAAGATCCAGACCGTCGTCTCGAACTCCTTCGAGCTGGAGAAGGCCTGCCTCGACGCGGACCTCGTCATCGGCGCCGTGCTCATCCCCGGCGCGAAGGCGCCGAAGCTGGTGACCAACGAGCTCGTGTCGCGAATGAAGCCCGGAAGTGTCCTTGTCGACATCGCCATCGACCAGGGCGGCTGCTTCGAGGACTCGCGTCCGACCACCCACGCCGAGCCGACCTTCCCGGTCCACAACTCGGTCTTCTACTGCGTCGCCAACATGCCGGGCGCGGTGCCCAACACCTCGACGTACGCGCTCACCAACGCCACGCTGCCGTACATCGTCGAACTCGCGAACCGCGGCTGGGTCGAGGCGCTGCGCCGTGATCCCGCGCTCGCCCGGGGGCTCAACACGCATGACGGCAAGGTCGTGTACCGCGAGGTCGCGGAGGCCCACGGCCTGGAGCACGCCGAGCTGGAGACCCTGCTCGGCTGA